Part of the Thamnophis elegans isolate rThaEle1 chromosome 10, rThaEle1.pri, whole genome shotgun sequence genome, TAGTCTCTTTAGGAACCCTTGTGCTAGGTAGTGACTTCAAGTATTCCAGATGCTTCTTTGTATCCTCTTGATTATGCCGGACATAGTATACCACATAGCTAATGACCAAGGTAAACCAGCTGAACATGGTTACAAACATGGCAACATCGGTGGTTTTCTGATGCATGTTGCAAAAGTTGATGCCTGAATCTAGGATGTGTAGCAGAGGCTTTCCAGCATATTCCTCTTGCACAGATGTTTGGCAGGTGATCTCATTGACTGAATCAGGGTCCAGTTTCACTTCCCACAAGACTTCCTGCAAAGTACATTCACAGTGCCAAGGGTTGTTAGATAAGCGAATCATGGCATTCAAGTTGATCAGGGCTTCCTTTGGGATTCTCTGTATGTGATTGCCAGAAAGATCCAGCAACCGCAGGCCATCAGCCACACCCTTAAATGCCGCTGAATCAATCTTCTCAATGGCATTCTTGGAGAGATCTATTTCTTGCAAGTGGGCCAGGTGCCTGAAAGTGCTGTTGGGAACTGCAGTAATCTTATTTGCATCCAGCTTCAAAAACATGGTATCTTTGGGAATATCTGTTGGAATTTCCTCCAAGTTGCTCGCACTACACAGAACAGCAGTTGCTCCTGAATAATTGGTACATTGACACTGTTCAGGGCAGGATGTACAGCAACAGGAAGGGGTGCAAAAGAAGAGGCAGAAGAGAGTTTGAGAGCAAAGGAACAGCACAGGCCAAGATGTCTCAGTTGCCAGAAACATGCTGGTCATCCAATCAGTAATAGGGAATCCTGCATGGCTGCTAAGGCAAAGAAAatcagttctttttttccccacgcTCCTTTGAATTAAGAGGCCCCACAAGACTCTCGGTGGGTTGATTTGGGGTCAGGTGTGTCACAGCAATCAATTCAAGCGTCTCATTTTCCAGAGCACAGAAAGATGGGAAAGTAATCTCTACAGGGGTAGAAATATGAATACATTTTCATCTAATTACAacacaaacattaaaattaacatccatgACCAAACAAATGTTGATGACTCAAATATCTGTGACTTCAAATTTCTGCCCTGATAGGTaactaattctctctctctctctctctctcctttctccctccttcccgccctccctccctctctccctttccctttccctctccctctccctctcctctcctctctctccctccctctccttctccctccctctggacAGAAACAATTGAAGACAAAACCCTTGAGgtcatttctctctccccttttcaatCATTCTCTTGTTGAAGGTGATGGAGAATGTTAGTGCTGATGTTGTTGCATTTTGGAAACATGTTTTTATCGCTGTGAAGGAGTCCAGTTTGCCCTAtcccattgtaaaaaaaaattcaagtggAAATAATTCCCTCTTGGAATTTAAAAGAAGCAATCGAAACTAGAGAAGTTGCagatcagtagtaaaaaaaataaagctaggtGTGACAGCTACTCACAATGAACTCCATGGTTACTCCCATCGGGTTCTCGCCACTTGCTGcttgttgattttttaaatctcCTTGTTCTGCTttatcctttcatccttccaaagtAGGTAAAATAAGGGCCcaaattgttggtggcaatatgctgactatgtaaaccacttagagatggctgtaaaagcactgtaaagcgatatataagtctaagtgctattgctatttaaaggaATGAGGGAGACAGAATAAGTGTTATGTTCCTTATTTTGGCTCCTGCATTAAGTATGACACAAGTTACAAACAACTTCATTTATTTGCCATCTGGTGGTCATCCAGAACTTTGCAGCTTATATAAGGCACGGGAAAGGAGAGCAGATTCACCCTAAGTCTAATGATTAAGTATATGTGTGCGTGTGCTTGTGtgggggcggggtgggtgggtgggtaggaatACCTCAGATGACTAAAGGGGTGACGAACCTTTCAGGGCCCTGTTCATTCCATCTGCCCTCAACTGGGTCAGCCTAGGGGGAATCCCAGCATCTCTGACCTTTCAGCAGTAAAGTGCCCATCTGAGGAGTTTGTTTGGAGTTCAATTATATTCTAAAATTGCAAGACTAATTTTTAACTAAATAACTGTGAGAGCAGCATATGATTCTCCACCCATGAATTTGCATCAAAGTCTCTTCTCTTTGGgaagagaatttaaaaataaaaataaaaaaagaaatatattttttaaacaaacattttcTGTATACTACAACATAGACCTTTTATTTAAACCATATTCTGCAACCTATGTTAGCTGAATTAATAGCACAATTGTCAcaactgctggggaggaaaaaaatagccTGTTCAGTTTGGGTTCACTCTACTGGGAAAAAAGTTTGTACTTACTAAGGTCAGGAGACTTGCAGGGGGGAAAACCCATTCAGTGGGGAGCAATTAACATTATAAAGAAACAGTTAAGTTGGGGGATcctgttttcatttgtttttctgaCTTTAAAATGGAGACACTTGGGAAAGGAATTCAGTTTGTCTGTACCCTGTTTTAGATTCTACCTCAGAAATGAATCTGCTTGCTGAAGATAGAGACATTCAGACCACGGTAGAGTAGTTTTAGCAAGGAAAAGAGATGGGCAAAAGAAGGTAAGAATCTGTTCTCTTTGGCATTTTTCTGCCCTAAACAAACTCATCAGAAATCCTTTATTTGCTTTCTTTCATTCTTAGTACTAGGATTGTTTTACTGTtacgtttttttttaagttttcagATCCTAGGAAAGGAATCTATAACCTGAATCCTTTTCTGTTGATGATATAATTTTTACAGTTAAGAAAATTGGCAAAATAAAATGGTGCACATGACTGaaagtaattatttaaaaaagctGTCATTATATGCCAAAGATAGCAAGAGTAATCAATTAGCATCATCACCAAGTGGGGCCCCCAGAAACATAAAAAGGACCACATAATTATATATGTTCCATGCCATTTTAACTGCGATGGCTTCTTCTGGAATGGATGCAGAAAATTTTGTAAAAGATCTTTAGTAAGCTGGTCACAAAACTGCAATCCCTAGAGTTCCCTGAGGAAATTGGTGGATTGAAAAATCATTTGAATTCTATGATATAAATAGGCCGTTTTGGGGATCAGCTACAGCCACCAATTTGGCTTTTGAAAATCTGGATTTATGGATTCTGCCTATATGCAACCAGCTGTGGCTTTTAGGATCTTGCTGGTTGTAGTGATAGAGGAAATTTTTCCGGTAGGAGGGAATCCTCTCTAAGaatgcttctttctccttttcaacCTTGTCATAATCTATTGCCTAAAATGAAGCTTTCAGCCCTCAGGCGAGCTGGGGAAGACAAGATAGGCAAGCAGATTTTCAGACCCTTGAAGCACTGTGACATGACAAGCAGCACATCTGCTGTCTTCCCCCAAACTATTAAAGGTACATGAGTCATAATGTTGAATGTTGGCAATCCCCTGCTCTAAGCATAACAGGCAAAGCTGCTAATCCTAATATGCTTCAGGATGTAAATATGACACTAAAGCTAGCTGCAGTCTCCACCTACATCTTCCTCCCAGAGTTTCAACTGTGATGTCAAAAATAAGAGCACAGATGCTGGACACCTACCTAGCTACAAAGCAaaagagccccctcccctccaaaaatTGGCTTCTTGGATTGagcctattgaaaaaaaaatcatatagtcACCTTTAGCCATTCCATCATGCAAATATGCCATGACTGATCTACCCTATCATTGctgccttctctcctcccttttgGCCATGGTACCTGAACCGAGATCGGCTGAGTCTCCTTTTACCTGAGGATCCCAAGTTTCTTCCTCATCCAAAGCTCAGGAGCTCTTGCTCTGCTTTCTCTTGCCACACCCTTGCCTGGATGTGGGTGCAGTTCAGAGCAGCAGCAGTGAAGAACTTGCAGCCTGCACACAGCACTTGTTGCTGCCGTCCTTCTCCCATCAGTCGCACACAAAGCCATTCATGGCAAATGCTGACTGTAATTGGATCGCATCTGCTTGTCACTGCCACCCTAGCTGAGCATCCTGGAATTTTTAAAGGGGCCGTTCAGTAATAAAGGAGATATTAACAGACATAGGAAGCAGCATAGTAGTCTATTGCTTGCTTGGGAATTACACACTACAATATTATATGTTTGGAACACAGTGGCTGATATTCACTAGATCAGAAAATAGGCATTCAGTGTTGCTTTCCATTATTCCACACATGCCAAAATGTAAAGCTTTGTATTTACTATTAAAGGTGCTTTTTGTTATGCCAGAATGACATTTCTCTTGCATTAACTCCAGGTCATAATATTTCCTTGTGCTCTTCTTTTTTATCTTAAAGAGCAAGACTTCAGCATGTTCTTAAACTATTATGAGCATCTTTAATAGTGAAAGGAAAATTCATGTTTGCACATTGCAATATATGTGCACCAGTTATTTGCTGTAATTCATTATTAGGAGGTTCCTTATAAAATCATAGTATTAGTTCAGCCTGCTTAGTGCAGGAGTTAAAAACCCCAGCAGCCAAAGAACTATTTAGCCCACAGGTGTTAAACCTGTCGTGCCACACTgccgtcatgtgacatttcacaatacttttcccctttgtggaggtggggtgggtatggcctgattttgacgcatctggcccgcgggccgccagtttgacacccctgatctagcctCAGCTTAACACAGCTTTTTTCCAGATAACAGATTCCGCTGTCAAATTGTTCTGTCTGCAAGAAGGTTTTTTCTTACATTCAGACAGATTTTAtcttcttgtaatttaaatcCATCCTCCTAAGACTCACATTCTGAAATAGAGACATGTCTTTGCCATCTTACATGTGATatcatttaatacatttatacagAGAGCTACCCTATCCTCTTTAGTTGTCTTTTTTCTAAACAAACCCAATGCCTTCAATTATTGGATTCTATTTCCCTATTTTATTCCTGTTGCCCTTCTCTAAACCTGATTCAATTTCTATAGATCTTTAGTGCTATGGGTAGAACTGAACTTGGTACTTGAAATTGGGTATCCCAAAGCAAAATAAAGTGAACTGATtacttcagttttttaaaaatcatatttctgTTGATGCAATCTATAATTTGCATTTGGCCTTTATAATAATCACATGGAAAAATTGTCTCATTCAGTGTGTAATCAACTTTATATGACCACCTTGTTATTGGATTTAGATTGTATTAATGGACCCCACATACTCCTAGTCATCTATACTATTAAACTATTCTGTAGTGAACTGGAGTACTGTGTCTGCATGGGCTAGAGCTGGGGAAAAGAAACAATGACTCTTGACTACTTACATGCACCTTTAAGTCATTGATTGTTAGCTGAAAACTCACCAAGGTTGCCTTGCCTTTGTTTCTCATAGGAACAAAACTATGAACTATTAGCCCAACAATTGGACTGCTGTTAATGGCTTTTGTGATTTTGCCTGATGAGTAAACTTAATGCGGTTTGCACACCATAGTTTATGGTTTAGCATGGGTGGAATTTAAATTGTAATTTATCCAGTTAATCATGATTAAGGCATCATGTCTTAGTATGCTGTGTGAACACAATACAAGAAAAGATTCAGGTGGATATGTTTAGAGGGTGATAAGGCAATTCCATAAGAATTGGTTTGATGTAGTAGTTAAAAGTTCTAGGCTAGAAACTTGGAAACAGTGAATTCTCatcccatcttaggcacaaagccagctgggtcattCTCTCTTGGCTTCtcaggaggcaatgacaaactatTTCCAAAACCATGCCAAGAAAACACCAGGGACCTGGCCAGATGGTCTTCAGGAGTCCACCCTaatttgaaaacacacacacacacacacacacacacacacacacacacagagagagagagagagagagagagagagagagagattttagagattttattaatatttgtaggccgcccttttccctgaggggactcagggaagagagagagagagagagagagagagcgctattCCATTGGAGTGGTAATATCTGTGGAGGATATGAAATGTTTCTTTCCTGGAATTTACAAAATCCTAGAGCAGTGTGTATATGACAGAGAGATGAAATCCCCATTTGCAAAGCAAATCTCACTCTTTAACTATTTGCATGTGATGTCACAATGTAAATATGAAAGAGTGGAGCTTGTGTTATGATGTCATAATGTTAGTGCCCTTGTGGTTAAAAATATCTATCAATTGTACGtgaaataaattattaaacaGTACACTCTAAATCTGTCAGTGTTCAATGAACATTAACTAACAATGCAAACTGATTTCCCTCAGCATTCTATACTAAAATGTGGTTGTCTACTTTGTACAATATCCTTCGCTATATTTCTGTTTGCAGAATAAGCTGCATTCATATAAGAAGTTAGGCTTGGTTACTTTTGACCTTGGCTTATCTGTTTATGGCTTAGCATATTATGCGAATCCAACCTTCAATGAATTGCACATCAATAAATTAGTTAATTCAATAACCAGCTCAAGCATATTGTGTAAACGCAGGAAGAGCATTGTGTCAGAATAGCGTTGTTGTTCTGTTGATATAGAGTATGCAAATAAAGaacatatacactatattgccaaaagcattcgctcacctgcctttactcgcatatgaatttactgtaagtgacatcccattcgtAATCCATAGAGTTCACTGTGATGTCGGTcaaccctttgcagctataacagcttcaactcttctgggaaggctgtccacaaggtttaggagtgtgtttatgggaatttttgaccattcttccagaagtgcatttgtgaggtcatacactaatgttggacgagtttacgtggcctaccacttcaaggctgagttgctgtcgttcccaaacacttccacgttcttataatacagctgacagttgactgtggaatatttaggagcgaggaaatttcacaactggatttgttgcacaggtggcatcctaacacagttccatgctggaattcactgagctgcTGAGAGCAACCCATTATTTCACAAATGTTGGTAAAAACAATCTggatgcctaggtacttgattttatacacctgtggccatggaagtgattggaacacttgattctgattatttggatgggtgagcgaatacgtTTGGCAATATAGTGCATGTCATATGAATTCAAGCCATAGAGGTGTCAGGACATCAGCTATAATATCTGCACTTAGAACTAACATTATTTATTGAACATTACTCCTTTATTGAAAATCTGCTTTTCCTGCATAAAACTTCCTACCACAGAAGCATGCGTGTATTTCTAATTATTCAGATTAGAAACAAACACTGTTCAGCAGGACAGTCTGCATAATCCCTTATGGCATTGACCACATCATCTGTGAAGCCAATGAGTGTGCCCTTAACAAAAAACAAGCAGGAAAACATAGTTGAAATCTGGAACAAATAAAAGATCTTGAAGCTGcctgaaaataatgaaaataatattaagGCAATGCTGTAATGATGGACCATATAAAAACAATCTTCCTTGCATGTTCCATTATGGTTAGGGTGACATGAGATGGAGGCTTTAGGAAAGTAGCTCATACAATAGTTTTTCTTACACTACTACTGAAAGCAAGGTTATGTGTAAAGTTAGAATGAAAATACTGTTCTTGTTGTTCATTTCGCAGTCTGCCTTTTCTCCAGAAGTTCTCAGAGTACATAGTGGGCCTTCCAATGTGCcttccaatcagaggtgggttcctaccagttcgcacctattcggtagaaccggttcatcaaatctaccggaccggtaagaagaggttccaccagtggacccggaaagcaggccacaccttcagaagaggttccaaaaaattttgaaacccaccactgcttccaatgTTACCTCTATTTACGACTCTATTAAGCagatgagagagaatgactggtctaAAGTTCTCTTCCAGGGTTGAGGGTGGATTTGAACCTCTTGCACTCCATCACGATACAGTAAGAGTCACCCGAAAGTTTTATCCAGAGTCAGGATTGGATGTAGACATTAGCTACAGGAAGCCGTGGAAGCTGTTTGGCAAGTGCTAACACAGAGAAAGACTATGAAACAATTGAACTTAGTGAGATTGTTCTGAGCATAACAAGCATATGAGGGCCTAAGGATGAATCGTCTTTGAACAGCTATGAATCTGTACAGGAGCACTTCATTTACGGAGACTgtcatagaaataataaaattataataaataaataaaaatggagtgGCCCTTTTAGATTCCTGGCCCCTAAATTGTAGCATGCTTAGCTTATTCCTAAATCTGATTCTGACCAGAAATTGTGTatttacagaaagaaaaaaaacacaagtaaagaaaaatatttatttactattatttatttCTGCTTTGAAAAGCACTACGACTTTTAGAAGctgtttatgtattttaaaaattatcatcCTGAGCACTGCAGTGAAAGAAAAGATATTGTGCAGGCTGCAATTTTAAGAagcaatttgcaaaaataatcaGGTAATGCACTGATTTCATTTGTTGAGGCACAGCACTTCTTGGTCAAGATCCAGTTCATgggcaaataaaaaatacatGTTTAGCTGTAAAGTGTGTGGTCTTTTTCTATACATACCATAATTATTACTAAAAATAAGTTTTATAGAGATGTGGGAGAACAGCTTCATGATTTGTGCTAGGTTCAATCAAACTGCAAGTGAAAATGCAGCTTTaactgaaaaataataatcttggtttccttagatcagtgtttctcaaccttggcaacttgaagatgtccggacttcaactcctagaattccccagccagcgaatgctggctggggaattctgggagttgaagtccagacatcttcaagttgccaaggttgggaaacactgccttagattaCTTGTACTAGAGGTAAAATGTACGATTATGACTTCACAGTGATCcacattcatttttaaattgattttaattaataacaaaataaaagcaaaggaCAAAAATAGTAATGATAGTGATGCACACActgtcaaagaaaagaaaaataatgtgatTGTGATTTTTGATGTTTCTTGCTGCCTTCCCATAAACAGTCAAGTGGAAAGTAgacaaaaaaatcagaaatcatggtcatgtgagatccttgcttaatgacacAATCTGggcctcacttaatgacagctgttactaagcaatgtgatcatgtgacaacATGCTTTACAATCACTTTACTTAGTGAAAAATTCCAGTCCTAACTGCTGTCATAGGCCCAGGATTACCTATATAATAGATGGCGAATTGCTTAATTCTTCCCACTGCATTTTTTATGTGTCATACGTGCCAAGTATGGCTCAATAATGGATACGCTGCTGAAATAAATTTTCACATTTGGGGGGAACTGTTTTCTGATCATAagtatattttcatattttcggTGGACCTtctccagtggtggattgcaggcggtacgccccggtatggatCACCGGATactattccggtacggtgctccggtgGGCCCACCTGTCCGCCCGAGcgccttaccggtcttttaagtgcttggcgcttctgcgcatggtgcatacagcccctgtgcaatgctctgctaAGCAGCtagagcattgcggaggctcgcagaggcattaagacgcatgtgtgcactgcgagCGTCCATGTGGACGCTGCCAAGCCCGTTCCAatcgtactggttggaacggaatccagaacccaccactgaccttctCTGATTATTTTCTTCATTCTCTTGAATATTTAAACATAGAACTAGGAACACAAATTGCTGTTCAAGCTGCTTTGCTTTCATTCATTAATAGAATGAAACCTTTGAGGAAAAGCTGTCTTTGCAATCTTTATAAATGACAGTGTGACATCATTGGCATTTCTGGCATTGATATATCAACACTTGCTGAAGCAAATTTTTTGATTGAGAAGAGCAAAATGAAGCATAAATTCAGATTCCGTTGACATTAGAATTATTGGCCTAAATTAAGAAATATTCCAAAACCCCATCTATAATGAATATCAAGGATAAGTATTCAATACTACTGCCAATAAAAAATAGAGGCAAAAAGACTTCAGCAAATGACATTCACGGGAGAGAGAAGCAGCTTCTATGGCACTAATTAATTTAGCACATTCTGCATTGAATTAATGATAACATCCATAAAGAATGAGACCAGCACCATTTCAAGGTATGAATATGCTCCTTATGTTCTTtgtaacaataaaacaatatgtcCTGGGAGAAGGAACATTTGATGAACAAATCAAGAACCTCTGGAAATAGATAGCTTTTGCATTAGGGTGAAATGGAGTTTTACAATTGCCTCCTTCCCAATTTTTGAGACACTATAGAAAAGGAGCTGTCATCTGAattagagggaagagaagaaagaccCATAATCTTTCCGTGACTAGCCAATTCCTCTAAATCAGTCATTCCCAACattggggcaatttgatttttaatgggggcaatccAAAAATGAGCTATTAACTGAATTTTTGAAAGCCCGCTAATTGTTCTTATATATTTGTGATGAAATAGGTAAATGAAACAGCTGTGTTTCATTTACCAATTGTTGTCTTTGTAAAAGTGCATTTTCTAGGGCCTGGTCTAaaaagattggggaggggggaaaggatggAGTAACTGCCAGCCAATCAGATGTGTTTCCACTAAGGATCATTGGACTGTCAGAAAAAgctttctttaaaattattttatgtttatgcATTTCAGTTCTCTATTATATGTTTTGAaactttatttgctgttttttcaTATCCCTTCATACGATTATTTTTTAAGTTCCTCAGTCCTCCTACTGTCTTtcgttcttttatttttctctttcatggatgcCATGGTCTttggaaccttgtttaaaccaagttagtggccttttaggcttcctctgcatgagTAGTTGTTCACTTTTTGAATCGTAAATATTACATGTCACCAGGGggtgggggcatcaggattttagagatggttAGATGGGTCATGTCCAAAAAACAGTTGGGAAACCACTGCTCTAAATCTTTAATTCCAGCAGCTTTTAAGGTGGTAGATAAACAAATTTTGAGCAAGTGGTTTAAGAGGTACTTTGCATTTTTAAGTCATCAAGTGTGCTTTTGGGGGAGGCATAagataactattttaaaaaaaattctaggcCCAATTAGTTTTTGTTAGCTGAGATTCATTTCACAATAGTATTGAGTCACTTGATTTTTCTCTCCATTTTATTAATCTGTTATTTTGACTGATGTACAgcaccagtgacgtgtggtgagcttcatggccggtgaggcaagtacgaaagccccaccaaagccccggcagcggcagggctttaaagtggcggcatggccccagtggcagggctttaaagtcccggcgccgtcCACC contains:
- the LRRC3 gene encoding leucine-rich repeat-containing protein 3; amino-acid sequence: MTSMFLATETSWPVLFLCSQTLFCLFFCTPSCCCTSCPEQCQCTNYSGATAVLCSASNLEEIPTDIPKDTMFLKLDANKITAVPNSTFRHLAHLQEIDLSKNAIEKIDSAAFKGVADGLRLLDLSGNHIQRIPKEALINLNAMIRLSNNPWHCECTLQEVLWEVKLDPDSVNEITCQTSVQEEYAGKPLLHILDSGINFCNMHQKTTDVAMFVTMFSWFTLVISYVVYYVRHNQEDTKKHLEYLKSLPSTRVPKETISTIL